The nucleotide window CGATCGTCGCGTCCGCCGCAAGGATCGGCGCCATGTCCTCGCGCATCTTCTTCGACAAAAAACTGCCAAGCTCGCCCGGCATGAACGAAAGCACCGTCGAGCCGAGTCGCACGTGCCCGATCTGCGTCGATTTCATGAACCACGTCAAAGGCTCAAGGAAATCGAACACCGGAATCAGGCACCCGTAGTAGCCCTCGAGAAGCTGCGTCTCCAGGTTGTTGCAGTCGCTGATCGAGCCGTGCTGCGCCTCGTAGTCCGTCAGAAATTCGCCGCACATAAAACCGCCGTTGTCGAACGGCTCCCAGTTCCCCGTGAAGCGCGAGACGTGCCCGAACTCGTCGTCCGCGTAGGCGATCGTGTCGCGGTTCACCTCGACGCGCTCGGTGATCATCTCGAGCGGGATGTCGTCCGTCGTGACAAGCCCGTCCCACACCTCGCGAAGCGGCGGGCCGATGCGACGCGAATACGAGTCGAACTGCGCGAAATCGCCGTAGCCCCACGGCGGCGTCGGCGAAACATCGCCCGCCGGTCCGTTCAAAAAGATGACCGGCACGTACGTGTCGAACGTGCGTTCGAGCCCGCGCTCGAGCGCGCCCGGCGCGTCGTTGTGAAGGATCGTCCCGCCGACGAAAGTCCCGTGCATGGCGTAATTCACGAGCGCCGCGAGCGGCTCGCCGTTCGCGCGCTCGATGCGCGAAAGGAACAGGAAATCTTCCTTGTAGCTCGGCGGCCCGTTTTCGCAGCGGCGATCGCGCGAAAATCCGTTGCCGGGATCCCACCCCTCGATGACGGCCGCGCCGATCTTCGCCGGCGCAAGATCGTCCATCGCGGCGATCACCGCGTCGGCGACGCTCGCGGCCATGAGCTGCGTGATCGGCTCGTCGTACAGATCCGCGCCGGCGATCGAAAATGGCGCGGGCAGCGGATAGAAATGCCCCGGCCCGCTGTGCGTGTGCGTGCCGGAAAGCAGGAACCGCTCGGACAGGTCGATGCCCGTGCGTTCGCAAACCTGATCGGTGACGGCGGTGTGCAGCACCTCGGAGACGAACACCGTGGGCAGCCGCGCGAACACCACGCGCTCCTGCCCGTTGTCGAGCGCGACGGCCTTCACGTTCGGCCGCTCGAGGTATCCCGACGAGCCGCCGAGCACCTGCTGCAGCGGATGCTTCTCCCCGCCGCGCGCCCCGTAGCCCGCGAGGCTGATGCCGATCGGCGAATAGAAATCGCCGACCGCAACGCCCGCCTTCAAGGGCGCGCGCGCGCCGCCTCCCGGCGCGACGCACAGCACCGGGTCCGTATCGTCGTCGTCGGCATCGTCGTCGGCGCTGTCGTCATCCGCGGAATCGTCATCGGCGGCATCATCGTCGTCGTCGTCGTCCGCCGCGTCGTCATCATCCGCGTCATCGTCGGCCAACGTATCGTCGTCGGCCGCATCGTCGTCGGCCGCGTCGTCGTCATCGATGCCATCATCGTCGCCCGCGCCGCCCCGCGGCACGTTGTAACCGGCGCTCGCGGTGTCTTGCTCATCGGCCCCGCCGCACGAACAGCCCGCGAACGCAAACGCCATCGCAAATATCAGTGCCGCGAGCGCCAGCGAGCGGTCACGTGTCCCCGCCCCTCCGCGCGTCTTCCGCGCGGTCAGAGCCGCGACCGTCAGGGAGCGGGTGGTTGGCATCGGCATTCCGCGTGTCTTCCTTGCGGTCAGAGCCGCGAGCGCCAGCGAGCGGTCACGTCCTGCCGGCAATTCGCTTGTCTTCATGGTTGCTCTTTTACGGCGCGGCCGAAAACGCGCAATGGCGCGACGAAAATCCCCGCGGCCCGTCAGCCGCTCCCCTCCCCCTGAACCGGACTCGCGAGGGGGCGGATTTTACGCGAGCGCGCCGCCGCTTACAACGCGTTATGCCCCTGGGACCGCGGGCGGCTCGCCCGCTTCGTTCGCGCCCCGGAAGAACGTTCGCACAACGCTCCGCCATCCCGACGCGCCCCCAAATCCCCTGCGACTAGTCTCCCCGACGCGGCCGCTCCCTGGGACCGCAGGTGTCCTCACCTGCTTCGAAAAAACACACCCTTCCCCGGCGCGCCTCCGCCCGCTCCCTAACGGTCGCGGCTCTGATCCGCTGGCCGGTCGCGCTCCGCCTTCAACAACTCCACCAGCCCGCCGACGAGGCGCTCTTCCATGAGGCGGCTTGCCGTGTTGCTTTCCTCGTAGTGCGGGTTCGACGACGAATCGAAGCAGATCCACCACGCCGAAAACGGCGGGACCCACAAGTCGTGCGGCGGGTCGAAATCCGACGCCGGGATCACGTACCCCATATCGCTTTGCGCCAGGCCAATGACGGCGGGATACCGCCGCGTCGCGAGCTTTTTCAGCGGCGGGTACATCAGCTTGTAGTCCGCGCCCGCCGCGTGATGTTTTGCGTCATTCGGGAAATAGCGCGGCACGTTCGTATCGAAATCCGCGGGTTTGCCAAGCGAGATCTCGCCGACCACCTCCGCGGGGATGTTGATGAGCTGCGCCGGGCCGATGTTGACGACGCTGACCTCCGTCCGGAGATTCCGCCCCTTCGGGATGTCCACCCCCGGAACGCACACGCCCTTCGCGCAATGCCCCGTGCGCGCGTCCGGCCGCCCCTTATCGTCGTACATCGTGCCGCGATGCCGCCCCAGGATGCCGAGCCCCGCCACCAGGCGGAACAGCGGATTATCGAGCGGCAGCAGCACGTCCTTGCGGCGAAACGACACGTCCGGCCGATCCGCCGCGCGCGCATCCGCGAGCGACGCCAGCGCCGCCTTCGCCATCTCGCGCCCCTGGATCGGCGCCATGCGGAAATCCGGCGGGATCTTGATCGCCTCGGGCACGCTCGCCGGGTCGGCGCTCGCGGGATATTCCGGATGCGCCTCCGGATCCCAGATCTTCGTGCTGATGTTCGTCACCATCGCGCCGAGCGCGCCGGAAAAATAAAGCGGCACGCCGCCACGTTTTTCGCGCACGTGGTTTCGCACCCAACCCGGAAACCCCGGCGTGATGATGTGCCCCCACGCCGCCCGCGTCTCGGCCGGGATCGCGTCCAGGTCGTCGATCAGCGTGTATTTCGGATCGGCGAAAAGCAGCACCGACTCCGGGTGGCAGTTGCCCTGGATCAGCGTGGCGATCGGCTTCCCGTCCGCGCCGTCCAGCGCGATCGTCAACAGCTCGTCGTCAATGATCTTCGGCTCGCGCTCGTCGGTCATGCCGAACGAAAAATGCGACTTGCCGACGCGCAGCGTCGCCGGCTTCAGATTCGCCGCCGCTTGCTCGACGAGCATCGCCGTCGTTTTCGCCATGCGGTCGAACCACACCGCGTTGACGCCGCTTTCGATCGACGCGCCCTCGAACAGCGCCGCGAGGATCGGCCCCGCGCCCACCACGCCGAGTGACGCGATGCCGAGCGTGTCGGGGCCCATGTGGTTGTGCGTCGGCGCGACGACCACATGGTCGACGCGCGCGCTCGGGCCGATCATTGCGCGAATCGCGTCCGTGTCGTGTTGCAGCAGCAGATACAGATCGCTCGACACGTACCCCACGCGCACGCCCGTGTCCGGGTCCTCGACGACGAGCGCCGACGCATAAAGCGGCGCGTGCACGTGCGTCGCCGCGCCGTTGCCATTGCCGACAAAGATCGTGCCTTCCTCGAACTCGACGACCCGCTCGCCGATGTCGTACGCCTTTTTCGGATCGCCCCCGTCGTGCACGCCGTTGCCGTTGGCGTCCACGAAAGTCCTGATGCGCGGGGTGATGTCGGCCTCGGCCGCTCCGGCGCGAAAAACGCCCGTGCCGCGCGGCGCGGCGTCGTGATCGATGGTGACGACTTGGCCCTTCAGTTGTCCGAAATCGCTCGCCCGCGCGCCGCAAGGAACGATCAACGCAAGGGCGATCGCGGCGATGCCAAGGAAACGCCTCACGCGTCGATCAGCGGTGCGCGGCCGGCGCCGGTGCGGGGTTTTCGGCGATGCCTTCGGATGGACCCGCGTCCCACTTCGTGTGCGCCGGGAAATTTTTCACGAGCCAGCCCCACAGCAGATGCCCGTAGCCGACGCTCGGAAGGCCGATCGCGTCGAAGAACGGGCGCAGTTCGCGGTTGAGCTTTTTCAGGTTGTACATCGGCACCGTGGGGAAGTAGTGGTGCTCCAGGTGGAAGTTCGACCACACGAACAGGAAGTGCCACACCGGGTTGCCGTCCACGCGCGTGCCCCACTTGGCCGGGTCGGCCGGATCGATCTCGTAATGCTGCCCCAGGCGATTCAGGATGAAGGCGATGGGAAAAAACACCGTCATCGGCACGAGATACGCGCGCGCCATCACGCCCCACCCGCCGGCAACGACAAGCAGCGCCGCGATCGCGAAATGCAGCGAGAAGTTCGCGATGCGTTCGCGCCGGATACGCCGGCGAAGCTCCTGCGGATAAATCGCCGTCTCCGTCGCCGCCGCCTTCGCGTAGATGACGATGAGCGCGATCGTAAAATAGAGCGCCTTGTACCAGCGCGCGTTGAGCTTCGGAGACAGGTGCGCGCGCTTGGGATCGTCGATCTCGCTGCCGAGATTCGCGTGGTGATCCAGGTGCCACCGCGTGAACTGCGAAGCGGAAATCGCGCTCGGAAACGAATACAGCAGCCCCAGGAACCGCTTGGCCTTCGGGTGCGGCTTCACGAAGATCGCGTTGTGAAGCTGCTCGTGCAATAGGATGATGAACCCCAGCACGGTGAATCCCTGAAGCGCCGCCGCGGGGATCCAGATGAGCGGGTTCGTGAACGTCCAGCACACCCAGCCAAGCAGGAACATCTGCGCGTAAAGCCGCCCGACGGTCAGAAAGTGCCGCCACGGGCGGATCTTCTGCAACGCGCGCACGCGCTCGGGCGGCACGTGCTCGCGAATGCGCGCAAGCACGTCACCGGAGTGCGCAAACCAGGTCTTTTCCTTCTCGTAATTCTTCGGCGCCGCCGCGAGGTTTTCGGCGGCGTTGGTGTCTTTTGTCGTGGCTTCCATCAAATCCCCGTTCCAACGGTCCTGGTTCGACGACCAACCTTTTATTATAAGGAACGCGCCCGCTTACGAAAAGGCGCCCCACGCGCGCGGATTTTGCGTTCTCTGTGCGTTATCAATCGAATTGGAGCGATTGCCTCCCCCGTATCGCCTTTTGAGCGATAATGGCCGATAGATAGGTGTTGGCTCGCCGCCCGGCGCGCCGAGGGACGAGGTGCTAATCCCGCCGTTCTTTCCGGCGGCTTATGACGAACAACCCGCCCGCCGGGTCGAAAGGTTGGTATTGCGAGGGAAACGACGAATTTTATTGAATTTTTGACGAAATTCCTGGCGATCCTGACAAAGCGGAGCCGGTGGTTACATTGCGTTGTGGCCGCAAAAAAACGGCCGATCCGGCCATGAGCCGGGGGACGAAAGGGAGCAAGATGTTCTTCGACGAAAACAAACACCCGAAAAACCTGCCCGTTCTGGCGCTTCGGAATGCGGTCCTGTTCCCGAACGCGATCGCGCCGATGGCCGTCGGACGGAAATTTTCGCTCGCCGCGATCGAAGCGGCGCAGGAAGCCGACGGCTTCATTGCCATCTTCACGCAACGCGATCCGAAGGTCGAAAATCCCGCGGGCGAAGATCTGCACGCCTTCGGAACGCTCGCCAAGATCCTGAAGGTCATGGACGAGCGTTCCAGTTCGACGCAGACCGTCCTTTTGCAGGGCCTCGCCCGCATCCAGGGCACCGAGTTTTCCGCGTACACGCCGCACATGCGCGTGGACGTGGATTATCCCCTCGAAACGCCCGTGATCGATGCCGAGGTCGAGGCGCTCGCCAAAAAGACCAAGGAGCTGGCGCTCCAGGTCATCCAGCTTTCGCCGAACATCCCCGGCGAGGCGCGCCAGTTCGTGGACGAGATGCAGGAGATCGGACCGCTTTGCGACCTCATCGCCGCCAACATGTCGATCCCCGTCGACGAACGCATCGCCATCCTCGAAACGCTCGACATCAAGGCGCGCTGCCGACGCATCATCCGCCTGCTCAATACCGAGCTTGAGATGCTGCGCGTCAAAAAACGCATCGACGAGGAAATCCGCGGCGAGCTCGACCGCAACCAGAAAGAGTTCTACCTGCGCAAGCAGATGGACGCGATCCGCAAGGAACTCGGCGACGACGACGGCGCGGAATCCGACATCGACGATTTCCGAAAGCGCATCGACGAGGCCGAACTGCCCAAGGACGCCCTCGACGTCGCCGAACGCGAGCTGAAGCGCCTGCAACGCATTCCTCCCTCGAGCCCCGAGCACACGGTCAGCCACACCTATCTCGAGTGGATTCTCGACCTCCCGTGGAACGAGGAGACGGAAGACCACATCGACCTCAAGGAGGCCGAGAAGATCCTCGACGAGGATTCCTACGGCCTGGAGAAAGTGAAGCGGCGCATCCTCGAATATCTCGCGGTACGCAAGCTCAAGCCCGGCATGAAGGGACCGATCCTGTGCCTCGTCGGCCCTCCGGGCGTCGGCAAGACCTCGCTCGGAAGCAGCGTCGCCCGATCCATGGGACGCAAGTTCTATCGCATGAGCCTCGGTGGCCTGCACGACGAGGCCGAAATCCGCGGCCATCGGCGCACCTACATCGGCTCCATGCCCGGCCGCATCCTGCAGACGATGAAAAAGGTCGGCGTACGCAATCCCGTTTTCGTCCTCGACGAACTCGACAAGGTCGGCGCGGACTTCCGGGGCGATCCTTCAAGCGCGCTTCTCGAAGTCCTGGACCCGGAGCAGAACTTCGCGTTCTCCGACAACTACCTGCAAATCCCGTTTGACCTGTCGAAGGTGCTGTTCATCGGAACGGCCAACCGCATGGATACCGTCCCGCCCGCGCTGCGCGACCGCCTGGAGGTCATCGAGATCCCCGGTTACACCACCGAGGAAAAGATGATCATCGCGCGCCAGCACCTCATCAAGCAGGAACTCGAAAACCACGGCCTGACTGCCGAGCAGATCGAGATCACCGACGACGCGCTCGCCCGGCTCATCGATCACTACACGCACGAGGCCGGTGTTCGCGAGCTCAAGCGCAACATCGCTTCGATCTGCCGCGCCGGCGCGCGCATCATCGCCGGCGGCGAGGCCGAACACGTGCAGGTAACCGGCGAGAAGGTCGGCGATATCCTGGGCGCCGAGCGTTATTACCCCGAGGTCGCCGAACGCACGAGCGTCACAGGCGTCGCGACCGGCATGGCCTGGACGCCCGCCGGCGGCGACATCCTGTTCATCGAGGCCAGCATGATGAAAGGCAAGGGCAACCTCATCCTCACCGGCAAGCTCGGAGAGGTCATGCAGGAGTCCGCCAAGGCCGCGCTGTCCTACATCCGAAGCAAGGCCGAGGATTTCAACATCGATCCGCAGGTCTTCCAGGATTACGACATCCACATCCACATCCCCGCCGGCGCCATCGGCAAGGACGGACCGAGCGCCGGCATCACCCTGCTCGCGGCGCTTGCGTCGCTTCTCACCGGACGCAAGGTCAACGCCGACATGGCGATGACCGGAGAGGTCACGCTGCGCGGCCAGGTTCTCCAGGTCGGCGGCATCAAGGAAAAAATCCTCGCCGCCAAACGCGCGGGCATCAAGCGAATCCTCCTGCCCGAGAAAAACCGCAAGGACCTGCTTGAGATTCCCGAAAGGCTGCGCGCGGGTGTGGAGTTCCACTTCATCAACAACATCGACGAGGCGCTCGCCAGCGCCCTCGAGGCCGTCGCCCCGCCGCCCCCGGCGCCCGGAGCGAACTGAACGCGAGACAACCATACGCACGATAAAGGCGGCGCGCGGACATAAAAGACGCGCGAACGCACGATAGGGGTGCCGCGCCGAAGCGCGCGAAAACCGGACGCGAAAACGTCATCCGCCCCGCCCCGCTCAGAGCGGGGCGGGGCGGTTTTGCGTTGGCGGGAGGCTCGGCGCCGCATGCCGGCACACGGTTGTACCGTGCCTGTGCCCGGAGGAAATTCGTCTCAACCCGACGCGCCCGCAAATCCCGTCTCTACCCGACGCGCCCGCAAATCCCGCACGACCCGTCTCCCCGCCACGGCCGCTCCCTGGGACCGCAGGTGTCCTCACCTGCTTCGAAAAAGCGCACCGTTCCCCGACGCGCCCGCAAACACCCCACCACGCCCGCGTCGGGCGCGGTTTGCCACGAAAGCCCGATCAGCGCGCGGGATCGACCCATTCGACGCGAACGCCAAGATCCGCAAGAGGTAAGAAATCGCGATCGCTGGTCAGAAGATACGCGTTTATATTGAGCGCCGTCGCGGCGATCCAAAGGTCGTTGTGGCTAACGGTCAGTCCGCACCGGCGAGTGGATGTATCCAAATCGGAATAGATTTCGGCGATTTCGAAATCATCGAGACCGACAATCGCAAGCTCATGAAGGTACGCGTACATGTCGTTGATCCTTTGCGCGCCCCATTTCGATTGCGCCGCGAACGACAGGATTTCTCCAGCGGTGACGATGGAAATGAATGCCTTCTCAACGCGCGTACCAAGTTGGTAATCGTTAAAGATTTGCACGCCCGTTCTTTTGCCTCGCAGCAAATGAACCAGCACGCTCGTGTCGTATTGGATATTCGCGAACGCGGGAATCACTTCCGGCGCCTGAGCAAATCCTCAATCTCCTCGTCCGTCTCGTCACCGGGCCACTTGCCGAAAATCGCGTTGATGCCCGTCGTCGCCGTCTGCGGCTCGCGGTAATCGCGCTTGGGGCCGCCGGCAAGCGGACGCGGCATCTTGCGCCACGGGCTCGTGTTCTCCGTGGCGGCGGCAACCCGCACGGCTTCGATCAGCACCGCCTCGCCCGCGGACGAAAAAATCGCGCGCCCCGAGACAATGACGATCGTGCCCAAAAGCGCGGCGAGGTCGTCGCCGGGCATATCGATCGCAACACCCGGCAGCCTCTCGCCGCTTTCCAGCACGAGTACAAACGTTCTGTCGCCGGCGTGGACCGACCCCAGCGTTCCCGCCACGCGGACCTGCCGGTCCGGGGGTCGATCGCGCTTCTCGTTGATTCGCTGAGCCGTCACGATCGCGCTCCCTTTCTTGCCGCCCATTGTATATCACCCGCCCGCACGGCAAACCACCGGCCTCGCCCCTGATAGCCCCGGGGCTGCGGGCGGCCCGCTTGCCTCGATCGTACCCGTGTCCGATGGACAGAATGGACTCAACGGACAGGATGGACGTCGGAAGGAACCGACAGCCCATCGAGCCGGCCGGACGCGCCCGGCGGGTCCATCAAGTCCATCCAGTCCATAATGTCCATTGCTGTCCGTTCGGTTTTGCTTGACCTTCCCCCTCGCGATTTGCGACGGTGCTCCCATGACCACGCGCACGCGGCCAATCTCCAATCGTCGTTCTTCAATCTTCAATTTTCGCCTTCTCGCACTTGCCTTGTCGCTCGCGTTACCGTCCCCCGCCCTCGCCGCCGACTGGACCCCCTGGGCGCTTGGATACACCGCCGACATGGACCATCTCCCGGCGCAGCCGATCCTCGCCGCGGACCCCGTGATCTACAACGTCGAGGTCAACGCCGAGTTTCACGTCCGCGACAATCCGGACAACGAGACGCTCATCGTCACCATGCCGCTTCCCGCCGACACCGATTCGCAAAAGGTGCAGGTCTGGCGCGCCTCGCCGCCGCCGGCGCGCGAGTGGACGACGCGCTACGGATACCGATACGCGCAGTGGGAGCTTGGCCCCGGCTATCCCGGCGAGCGCCTCGCCGTCAAATACGAGGCGAACGTCGAGCTGCGGAAGGTCCGCTACGAGATCGACCCGACCACCGTCGGGACGCTCGACGCGATCCCCGAGGACATCCGCCGCGACTACCTCGCCGACGGACCGTATTACCGGCTCGACAAGCCCATCATCCGCAACGCCGCGGCCGAGGCCGTCGCCGGCGAGACGAACGCGCTCGCCGCCACCCAGCGCGTCTGGAATTACGTGCGCGGCCGGCTTTTTTACAAGGGCGACGGACGCAAGCTCCCCGCGCCGCGCACCCTGCTTTTGGGTCACGGCTCGTGCACGGAATATTCGTTCTCGATGATCGCGCTTTGCCGCGCCGCCGGCATCCCCGCGCGCTACGTCTCCGGCACCGTGGCGCGCAACCGCCCGCACCGCGTCACGGCGTACGACCTCGCGTTTCACAAGGTGGCCCAGGCGTACATCCCGAATCACGGCTGGGTGACGATGGAATCCTCGCGCGGCGACGGCGTGTACGGCGTCGATCTCACGAGCCGGCTTTTCGCCACGTCGTCCGGCAAGCTCTTCAATGTCATCTACGAGCCGGAACGGGAGGAGACGAGCCTCGATCCGCGCAACAACGTCGCGACGTACGCCCCGAGCGGCGCCGGCAAGCTTGATTATTACGGCGTCATCTCCTCGGACTGGAAGGTGCAGGAAGTCTTGCGCCGAGCCCCGTCGATGGAACTCGACCTCGAACCCCTCGACGGCGAGGGCGAACCGGACGACGACCCGGGCTCATACTGACCCTGGGAACGCCGAACCACGGTTCGGCTCCGGAGTCCGCTGCACGCATCAATAACGTGCATCGCGAGGCGTTCAAGCCGCCGATGATCAATTCGGCCGCGTTCGCCGAAGGAAAGGACGACGCACATGTCCAGGCTCCGGGTCAATGCCTTCTCCATCTCCATTGACGGCTTCGGCGCCGGTCCCGGCCAGGACCTGGACAATCCGATGGGCGTCGGAGGGATGGCGCTGCACAAGTGGGTCCTCGGAACGAAGACGTTTCGGGACATGCATGCCGATTTCGCCGCATCGTTGTTCGGCGACGAACCGGCCCGCCAAGACGCCGATGACGACTTCGCCGCACGCGGTTTCGAGAACGTCGGCGCCTGGATCATCGGCCGCAACATGTTCGGGCCGGTGCGCGGCCCCTGGCCCGACGAAAGCTGGAAGGGATGGTGGGGCGACAATCCCCCCTACCACGTGCCGGTCTTCGTTCTCACGCACCACGCCCGCGCGCCCATCGCGATGGAAGGGGGCACGACGTTCCACTTCGTGACCAGCGGCATTCACGCCGCGCTCGAACGGGCGATGGCTGCGGCCGGGGGAAAGGACGTCCGGCTCGGCGGCGGCGTGGCCACCATTCGCCAGTACCTCATCGCGGGACGGATCGACGAGATGCACCTCGCGCTCTCTCCGGTGCTTCTGGGCCGGGGCGAAAACCTCCTCGCCGGCATCGATATGGTGAGCCTCGGGTACAAGTGCGCCCAGCACGTCTCCACGAGCATGGCCACGCATTTTGTCCTGACAAAGTGATACCGGGAGCGCGATGCCATCCTTCTTGTTGCCCCGAGCGACGCCGAAGGGTGGTGAAAATTGTGACGACCTTCCAGACTTTCGGACTTCCAGTCTTTCAGACTTCCAGATTTTCATACATTTGATCCCGGTCAACTTGCGCGCCCGCGTGAATGGGCGTATGCAATCATTGTAATCATGGATTCATGACTGCCTGGGGAGGGTTCACCATGCGTTTTGTTCCCATCGTGTGCATGTTGGCAATTCTTGTCGCCGTGACGTGGGTCGGCTGCGAGGGCGATTTTGACAAACCAGAAACCGCATCGTTCACCGCCGCGCAATCCGCCGACGATTCGTGGAGCGACGACGACGCGGAATTCGACGCCGCGGCCGGCGGCGCGATCGCGGCGAACGAGCCGTTCTGGCACGTCGAGAGCGACGATATCAATGCGCTCATGGGTGAACGGAATCATCTCGCCGTTTGCGACGTGAACAACGACGGTTACGACGACGTGATCGTTGGATCTCGTAATTACGGGAACTCCGATCTCGGGCGCGTCGATCTGTTCCTCGGTAACGCGTCCGGGTTTTCGGCGACGCCCGATTGGACGGAAACGCCCGATCAGGAAGACGCTGGATTTGGCGTCGTCGCGTGCGCCGGCCGCACGAATAACGATGATTACAACGATGTAATCGTCTCGGCCACGGTCTATTCAAACGGCCAGAACGCGGAAGGGAAAGCGTGGATTTATCGCGGTAGCGCAAGCGGGCTGGATGGCAGTGCTACCTGGCAGGTCGAGTCGAACGTCACCAATTTTGGTCTTGGTACGTCGCTTGCGGGAAATTGCGACGTTAACGGTGACGGATACGACGACGTCCTGGTCGGGATCCAGAACTACGACAACGATCAGAACAACGAAGGCGCCATTTATGTCTTTCACGGCGCTTCTGGTGGACCGTCGACGAGTACCGACGCGATCATCGAGGGCAATCGCGACGTCGCCTATTTCGGCTGGAATGTCGCGTGCGCGGGCGACGTCGACGCCGATGGGTACGATGATGTCATCCTCGGTTCCTACAATTGGACCAATGGAGTGACGCAAAATGCCGAAGGAGCGGCTTTTGTTTACTACGGTAGTAACGCCGGCCTGAATGTTGGTTCACCCTGGTCGTATGAAAGCAATACGGCAAGCCAGCGGCTCGGGTATTCCGTCGCGGCTGCGGGCGACGTCAACGCGGACGGCTACGACGACGTGATCGTCGGCGCGCCCGGACATGGCGCAAACGCGACGACTCCGGACTACGCGTACGTGTTCACGGGCGCGGGTGCGGGCCTCGTTTCCTCCCCGGCCGCGACACTCACGTTGGGCGAACTCAAGGGATACTTCGGCGTCGCCGTTTCCAGCGCGGGCGATGTGAACGCGGACGGCTACGATGACGTGGTCGTCGGCCATCCGCGATTCAGCGGCGGTCAGACCACCGAAGGGGCGGCCTGGATTTACCTGGGCGGCTCCGCGGTGACGAGCGCCGTCGATACGACGCCGGTTTGGCGCGCCGAATCAAATATCGCCCAGACCCAGTTGGGTGAATCGCTCGCATGGGCACGAGACGCCGACGGCGACGGCCGCGACGATATCCTCGTAGGCACGCACAACTATTCAAATGGTCAAAACGGCGAAGGCGCCGTGTTCGCCTTCTCCCCGTACCCGTTCAACGACACCTGCGAGTTCGTCGAACACATTGCGTCCGTTCCGGCCGTTCGAACGGGCGAGACCGACAAGGCCAGCGACGACTACACCCCCGCCTGCGGCGGGTCCGGCGCCGGATTCGACGTCGTCTACAGTTTCACCGGCACGTTCGGCGTGGAGTACGTCGTCAACGTCACGGCCGACTACAACACGATGCTCGTCGTCACCTACGACACCTGCACGGGCACGTCGATGGGCTGCAACGACGATTTTGGAGGATTGACGCAATCTCAGGTGACGTTCACCGCGCCGGTGACGGGGACATTCTACATCTGGGTAGACGGTTGGTCCGCCGCGTCGTTCGGCGACTACACGCTGACGATCAACGTCACCGGCACCACGACCACAACGACCCCGACCACCACCACGACCACCGCGCCCACCACCACGACCACCGCGCCATCGACGACAACCACCACCGGCGGTACGACGACGACGACGGGAGCAACGACCACCTCCACCGGCGGCACGACGACTTCGACCGGCGGTTCGACGACGACCTCGACGGGTGGAACCACAACGAGCACCGGCGCGAC belongs to bacterium and includes:
- a CDS encoding fatty acid desaturase, whose amino-acid sequence is MEATTKDTNAAENLAAAPKNYEKEKTWFAHSGDVLARIREHVPPERVRALQKIRPWRHFLTVGRLYAQMFLLGWVCWTFTNPLIWIPAAALQGFTVLGFIILLHEQLHNAIFVKPHPKAKRFLGLLYSFPSAISASQFTRWHLDHHANLGSEIDDPKRAHLSPKLNARWYKALYFTIALIVIYAKAAATETAIYPQELRRRIRRERIANFSLHFAIAALLVVAGGWGVMARAYLVPMTVFFPIAFILNRLGQHYEIDPADPAKWGTRVDGNPVWHFLFVWSNFHLEHHYFPTVPMYNLKKLNRELRPFFDAIGLPSVGYGHLLWGWLVKNFPAHTKWDAGPSEGIAENPAPAPAAHR
- the lon gene encoding endopeptidase La codes for the protein MSRGTKGSKMFFDENKHPKNLPVLALRNAVLFPNAIAPMAVGRKFSLAAIEAAQEADGFIAIFTQRDPKVENPAGEDLHAFGTLAKILKVMDERSSSTQTVLLQGLARIQGTEFSAYTPHMRVDVDYPLETPVIDAEVEALAKKTKELALQVIQLSPNIPGEARQFVDEMQEIGPLCDLIAANMSIPVDERIAILETLDIKARCRRIIRLLNTELEMLRVKKRIDEEIRGELDRNQKEFYLRKQMDAIRKELGDDDGAESDIDDFRKRIDEAELPKDALDVAERELKRLQRIPPSSPEHTVSHTYLEWILDLPWNEETEDHIDLKEAEKILDEDSYGLEKVKRRILEYLAVRKLKPGMKGPILCLVGPPGVGKTSLGSSVARSMGRKFYRMSLGGLHDEAEIRGHRRTYIGSMPGRILQTMKKVGVRNPVFVLDELDKVGADFRGDPSSALLEVLDPEQNFAFSDNYLQIPFDLSKVLFIGTANRMDTVPPALRDRLEVIEIPGYTTEEKMIIARQHLIKQELENHGLTAEQIEITDDALARLIDHYTHEAGVRELKRNIASICRAGARIIAGGEAEHVQVTGEKVGDILGAERYYPEVAERTSVTGVATGMAWTPAGGDILFIEASMMKGKGNLILTGKLGEVMQESAKAALSYIRSKAEDFNIDPQVFQDYDIHIHIPAGAIGKDGPSAGITLLAALASLLTGRKVNADMAMTGEVTLRGQVLQVGGIKEKILAAKRAGIKRILLPEKNRKDLLEIPERLRAGVEFHFINNIDEALASALEAVAPPPPAPGAN
- a CDS encoding type II toxin-antitoxin system VapC family toxin — protein: MIPAFANIQYDTSVLVHLLRGKRTGVQIFNDYQLGTRVEKAFISIVTAGEILSFAAQSKWGAQRINDMYAYLHELAIVGLDDFEIAEIYSDLDTSTRRCGLTVSHNDLWIAATALNINAYLLTSDRDFLPLADLGVRVEWVDPAR
- a CDS encoding transglutaminase-like domain-containing protein, translating into MTTRTRPISNRRSSIFNFRLLALALSLALPSPALAADWTPWALGYTADMDHLPAQPILAADPVIYNVEVNAEFHVRDNPDNETLIVTMPLPADTDSQKVQVWRASPPPAREWTTRYGYRYAQWELGPGYPGERLAVKYEANVELRKVRYEIDPTTVGTLDAIPEDIRRDYLADGPYYRLDKPIIRNAAAEAVAGETNALAATQRVWNYVRGRLFYKGDGRKLPAPRTLLLGHGSCTEYSFSMIALCRAAGIPARYVSGTVARNRPHRVTAYDLAFHKVAQAYIPNHGWVTMESSRGDGVYGVDLTSRLFATSSGKLFNVIYEPEREETSLDPRNNVATYAPSGAGKLDYYGVISSDWKVQEVLRRAPSMELDLEPLDGEGEPDDDPGSY
- a CDS encoding dihydrofolate reductase family protein, whose translation is MSRLRVNAFSISIDGFGAGPGQDLDNPMGVGGMALHKWVLGTKTFRDMHADFAASLFGDEPARQDADDDFAARGFENVGAWIIGRNMFGPVRGPWPDESWKGWWGDNPPYHVPVFVLTHHARAPIAMEGGTTFHFVTSGIHAALERAMAAAGGKDVRLGGGVATIRQYLIAGRIDEMHLALSPVLLGRGENLLAGIDMVSLGYKCAQHVSTSMATHFVLTK